The Camelus dromedarius isolate mCamDro1 chromosome 1, mCamDro1.pat, whole genome shotgun sequence genome has a window encoding:
- the PRSS48 gene encoding serine protease 48, with amino-acid sequence MGPAGCLFLLPLLLGSCLSFSLQKKSLQSVCGRPVYSSRVVGGQDAAARRWPWQVSVQIGGTHICGGSLVSDRWILTAAHCISTKWIPFLYTVWLGSTEIGSSNTGVRHQVSRIVLHPKYQGTTGDIALLRLLSRVTYSSSIMPICLPNVKQKWKVPDFCWVTGWGKLKNEDSDYASTLQEAKIPIIERQTCEKIYNPVGFLLPETEPVIQESMICAGDLKQKKDACQGDSGGPLSCQIDNIWIQIGLTSWGVGCSQSFPGVYTNVIYYQQWVNTVISRAEVLAANNLDLLDLLSSIVLLSLALLGPSYAFGHISLGE; translated from the exons ATGGGCCCTGCCGGCTGTCTCTTCCTGCTGCCCCTTCTGCTGG GGTCTTGCCTATCCTTTTCTCTCCAAAAGAAGTCTCTGCAGTCAG tGTGTGGACGACCTGTGTACTCAAGCCGTGTTGTGGGTGGCCAGGACGCTGCTGCCAGGCGCTGGCCTTGGCAGGTCAGCGTGCAAATAGGTGGGACCCACATCTGCGGGGGTTCCCTCGTCAGTGACAGGTGGATACTGACAGCAGCACACTGCATAAGCAC GAAATGGATTCCTTTCTTATATACTGTGTGGCTTGGATCAACTGAAATAGGCAGTTCAAATACAGGTGTGAGGCATCAAGTGTCCCGAATCGTCCTCCATCCCAAATACCAGGGTACCACTGGAGACATCGCCTTGTTGAGGCTGCTCTCTAGAGTCACCTACAGTTCTTCCATCATGCCCATCTGCTTGCCCAATGTCAAACAGAAGTGGAAAGTTCCAGACTTCTGCTGGGTGACTGGatggggaaaactgaaaaatgaag ATTCTGATTACGCTTCCACCCTTCAGGAAGCAAAAATACCCATCATTGAACGCCAGACTTGTGAAAAAATCTACAATCCAGTTGGTTTCTTATTGCCAGAAACAGAGCCGGTCATCCAGGAAAGCATGATTTGTGCTGGTGATCTTAAACAAAAAAAGGATGCTTGCCAG GGTGATTCTGGAGGGCCTCTGTCATGTCAGATTGATAATATATGGATCCAGATAGGACTGACAAGCTGGGGAGTGGGATGCAGTCAATCTTTTCCTGGAGTCTACACCAATGTGATCTACTATCAACAATGGGTTAACACCGTTATCTCGAGAGCTGAGGTCTTGGCTGCCAACAATCTGGACTTACTTGACTTACTGTCCTCTATTGTACTGCTTTCTCTGGCTCTCCTGGGACCCTCCTATGCCTTTGGGCACATTTCCCTAGGAGAGTAG